In a genomic window of Lepisosteus oculatus isolate fLepOcu1 chromosome 5, fLepOcu1.hap2, whole genome shotgun sequence:
- the cry4 gene encoding cryptochrome circadian regulator 4, with protein MTHRTIHLFRKGLRLHDNPTLLGALESSAVLYPVFILDRAFMEEAMARGVLRWRFILQSLQDLQRSLAALGSRLYVVEGRYDQVLREKVRQWGITQVTFDTEVEPFFTRLDDDIRALGQEMGFSVQSCVAHTLYDVQRIIKANGGEAPLTYKKFLHVLALLGAPETPARRITREDFRQCRTPTEEESEEKYRVPSLEDLGIVVESEALWVGGETEGLQRLEQHMQNQGWIENFTKPRTIPNSLLPSTTGLSPYFSLGCLSVRMFYHRLSNIYAQSKNHSLPPVSLQGQVLWREFFYTVAAATPNFTRMAGNPICLQIDWYKDQEALDRWKTARTGFPWIDAIMTQLRQEGWIHHLARHAVACFLTRGDLWISWEEGMKVFEEHLLDADYSVNAGNWMWLSASAFFHQYTRIFCPVRFGRRTDPEGHYLRKYLPVLKNFPSQYIYEPWTAPQQVQLEAGCIIGKDYPLPMVNHREVSESNLALMREVRREQEKTAQLTRDTADDPMEVGKKRACQREAETDRSDAFLEKPERAKRFSHAEGEAKALACSWPSETLRLPALGREVM; from the exons ATGACTCACAGGACCATCCACCTCTTCCGGAAGGGCCTGCGTCTCCATGACAACCCCACGCTGCTGGGGGCCCTGGAGTCCTCGGCGGTGCTGTACCCTGTGTTCATCCTGGACCGCGCATTCATGGAAGAGGCGATGGCGCGCGGCGTCCTGCGCTGGCGCTTCATCCTGCAGAGCCTGCAGGACCTGCAGCGCAGCCTGGCCGCCTTGGGCTCGCGGCTGTACGTGGTGGAGGGCCGCTACGATCAGGTTCTGCGGGAGAAGGTCCGTCAGTGGGGAATCACCCAGGTCACCTTCGACACTGAGGTGGAACCCTTTTTCACCCGCCTGGACGACGACATCCGAGCTCTGGGCCAGGAGATGGGCTTCAGTGTCCAGTCCTGTGTGGCACATACCCTCTACGATGTCCAGAG GATCATCAAAGCGAACGGAGGGGAGGCTCCTTTGAcgtacaagaagtttctgcatGTGCTCGCCCTCCTGGGAGCCCCCGAGACGCCCGCACGGAGGATCACACGCGAGGACTTtcg TCAGTGCAGGACCCCCACAGAAGAAGAGAGCGAGGAGAAATACAGAGTGCCTAGCCTGGAGGATCTTGGGATAGTGGTGGAGTCCGAGGCCCTGTGGGTTGGTGGGGAGACGGAAGGTCTGCAGCGACTGGAGCAGCACATGCAAAACCAG GGATGGATAGAGAATTTCACCAAACCTCGGACAATCCCGAATTCCCTGTTGCCGAGCACAACTGGGCTCAGTCCATACTTCAGCCttggctgtctgtctgtccgcaTGTTCTACCACAGATTGTCTAATATTTATGCGCAG TCCAAGAACCACTCCCTGCCGCCAGTGTCTCTGCAGGGCCAGGTTCTGTGGAGGGAGTTCTTCTACACTGTGGCTGCAGCCACCCCCAACTTCACCAGGATGGCCGGGAATCCCATCTGCCTGCAGATAGACTGGTACAAGGACCAGGAGGCCCTGGACAGATGGAAGACA GCCCGGACCGGTTTCCCCTGGATCGACGCCATCATGACCCAGCTCAGGCAGGAGGGCTGGATTCACCACCTGGCCCGGCACGCGGTGGCCTGCTTCCTGACCCGGGGGGACCTGTGGATCAGCTGGGAGGAGGGCATGAAG GTGTTTGAAGAGCACCTGCTGGACGCCGACTACAGTGTGAATGCAGGGAACTGGATGTGGCTCTCAGCCAGTGCCTTCTTCCACCAGTACACCCGGATCTTCTGTCCGGTCCGTTTTGGCAGGAGGACCGACCCCGAGGGGCACTATCTCAG GAAGTACTTGCCCGTGCTGAAGAACTTCCCTTCGCAGTACATCTATGAGCCCTGGACTGCCCCCCAGCAAGTGCAGCTGGAGGCTGGCTGCATCATCG GTAAGGACTATCCTCTGCCCATGGTGAACCACAGGGAGGTGAGCGAGAGCAACCTAGCGCTGATGCGAGAAGTGCGCCGCGAGCAGGAGAAAACCGCACAGCTCACCAGAG ATACGGCAGACGACCCCATGGAGGTCGGAAAGAAGCGGGCTTGCCAGAGGGAGGCGGAGACGGACCGGTCGGATGCCTTCCTGGAGAAACCGGAGAGAGCCAAGCGTTTCAGCCACGCTGAGGGAGAGGCCAAGGCCCTGGCCTGCAGCTGGCCAAGCGAGACCCTCAGGCTGCCAGCCCTGGGCAGGGAGGTCATGTGA